The Acidobacteriota bacterium region TGTGCGCCACCCGTTGCCGGAGCCCACAATCTTCTTGATATATCCTCCATCCGAATATGGAAAGGATGGTTGGAAAAAAAATCTGCATCGCTGACTTTGTTCTGGCTATTCGCGAACTGAGAGATGCGGGGGATCACCGATTCTGCTCTGGCTGGCGTTACCACCGAAAGTTTCATCTGTACAAAAATATTACCCAGTTCAGCTTTGTCTTTGCGACGAGCCAGCGCGAGCGATGCAGTTGTCTGTCCTCCATTAACAATTTGGAGGTAGTTGGCTCGAAGCAGCCGCCAGCCTTGACGCCCGCGCTCTACCTGTACATCAGTTGCTGTTGCGGCAATGCCATTGTTGTAGGCAAAAAACATTTCAGGTTCGTTCAATATGCTCAAGCGAATATTTTTGTTGACTTTGGGTCTGGTGCTGAGGAATGACCGTACATTCCCTTCAAGGAGCCGGCTTCCGAAACGTTCATAGATATCAACAAGGAGACTTGCTGGAATGATGCAGAGATAAGCTTTATATTCGCCTTCGACCTGACCGGCTTCCAGACAGGGTATTCCGGTAGCTGAAAACTCGGTCAAGTCTACTTCCAGTTCGTCGCGCCCCATTGCCGATTCAAAGACCCGATGAAACCGTGTCATGTCCCATATATGAAATTCTAAAGGTCGTTCCGCAACCTGATCTTCCGGCCACTCCTTAACGCGCGCGCTGAGCGCAGAATCTGTCAACAGAAGGGTGCGAAAGCGCAAGATGGCGTCACGCTGTAGATAGAGTTCACTTGCAAGACTGTAGCCGGGGGAACTCTCTTCAATTGTCTGTTGTAATCTGCCCGATATGGCTTCCTCGATGAATGCTTTAAGCATATTAAAATATTTGGTGGCGTCAGTCTGGGTAAGCGTTGCGGCAGTTTCATCGCCTTCATATTTGGCAATAAGCAGGGAAAAAGATCCATCCACTTCATCAAAACAATAGCCATCGACACGCAACTTCCGTTGCCTGCTGCCCGTCCCTTCAAAATGACAGGGTTCAAAGTTATCCAACTCCTCCGTTTCCACCAGTCTTCTGGCAGCTTCGGCTACAAATGCCGCCTCCTCAAAATCGCCTTCCGTGGCAGCAAGGGCGCGCGCCGTTTCAAGAAAATCTTTTCTAAAATCCTGTAGTTCCATATTCTCCCTCAGGTGATTGCGGGTGTTCGTTCAAACGGCAGAATCGCCGGAACTTCCAACTCATAAGAAACTTTCCCAATGCCCACAGGAAGCTGAGAACGACGGATGGCAGGAAATCCTTCTTCGACACGAAATGTCCTGAACTGTCGAAATATATATCCGCGTTCGCCGTATTCTTCGCGGGTTATAAAACCAACCTCTATGAGTCTGGCTTCAAAAATTTCCAGCGCCGCAGGAGCAGATTGCATGGATGCCCTGAGCCTTTCAACGAGGTCGAGAGGAGTAAACACATCAGGATGACTCCCGGGGTTGGCATCATCTAACAGGACGATAACCATGTCCAGGAGATTTATCTGTAAATCCAA contains the following coding sequences:
- a CDS encoding AIPR family protein is translated as MELQDFRKDFLETARALAATEGDFEEAAFVAEAARRLVETEELDNFEPCHFEGTGSRQRKLRVDGYCFDEVDGSFSLLIAKYEGDETAATLTQTDATKYFNMLKAFIEEAISGRLQQTIEESSPGYSLASELYLQRDAILRFRTLLLTDSALSARVKEWPEDQVAERPLEFHIWDMTRFHRVFESAMGRDELEVDLTEFSATGIPCLEAGQVEGEYKAYLCIIPASLLVDIYERFGSRLLEGNVRSFLSTRPKVNKNIRLSILNEPEMFFAYNNGIAATATDVQVERGRQGWRLLRANYLQIVNGGQTTASLALARRKDKAELGNIFVQMKLSVVTPARAESVIPRISQFANSQNKVSDADFFSNHPFHIRMEDISRRLWAPATGGAQYETHWFYERARGQYLNEQVKLNATEKKKFLFQNPRHQVINKTDLAKFENAWRGLPHLVSLGAQKNFTAFAQWVGEHWKQSEADFNEEFFRNVIAKAILFHHTERLVTRQPWYQNSYRANI
- a CDS encoding PD-(D/E)XK motif protein; this translates as MFNSNSDMNCHQVSVLNCFNNLKRLALSVSRVTLILTILPYSFADHEYEIKTIRTGANRVLISSAEQLDLQINLLDMVIVLLDDANPGSHPDVFTPLDLVERLRASMQSAPAALEIFEARLIEVGFITREEYGERGYIFRQFRTFRVEEGFPAIRRSQLPVGIGKVSYELEVPAILPFERTPAIT